The genomic window GGCACGGTCAACGATGCCTACTTCCGCTTTGTGACCGACATGGGAATCCCCGGCCCGGACGCCGGCCGGGGAGGAAAGTATCTGATCCTACCGCCCGACTATGAAGGCGACCTGGAGGGCCCGATCGGCAGCAAGGCAACCGAGATCGACGGCCAGACCTACTACGTTTCGCAATCACCCAGCTATGTGAACTGGGTGATCCTGCGCGGCTTCCTGGTCGACGGCAAACCCGACGCGGCTCGCGAGATGTTCCAGAACGGCTTGAAAATCTATCCGCTGGCCAAGGCAAGCCAGCCCCCGAAGATGAAATTCATCAACGGCTCGAAGAAGGTGTTCAACACCATCCATGCCAACAACTATGCCTTCTACGACGAACTGAACGACGTCATCCAGCGTGAACCGGTCTCGATGCTGGCCCCCGAACTGCGTGGCTTGTTCGCCGCCATCGGCATCGAGAAAGGGCAACCCTTCGAGCCATCGAAGAAACAACAGCAGATCCTCACCGAGGCCGTGGCGATCGGCAACGCCACTGCGCGGTCGATCGTATTTAAGCCGCGACTGGAAGGGGTCAAGTACTACGAAGACAGCGGCTGGATGACGGGCTTTGTGGGCGGCGACTATCGCTGGCTGAAAGACGAAGGCCGCGGCGGACGATACCTCGATGCCCGCACCCTGTTTTTCTATCAAGCGACGGTCAACACGCCGGCGATGGTCAAGAAGATGGTCGGCAAAGGCTCCCAATACGCCTACGTCACCACGGACAAGGACGGCAACTACTTGGACGGCGGCAAAACCTACCAGCTGACCATTCCGGCCAACGTTCCGGTGAAAGATTTCTGGTCCGTCGTCATCTACGATCCTCAGACCCGCTCGGAATTACAGACCGGCCAGCCCTTCCCCAGCAAGAACAACAAACGCGACGACCTGAAGGAAAACGCCGACGGATCGGTAACGCTGACCTTCGGCCCCAAACCACCGGCGAAGAACCAGTACAACTGGATCCAAACGGTCCCCAATAAAGGCTGGTACCCGCTGCTTCGGCTTTACGGCCCGCTGCCTCCCTGGTTCGACAAAACCTGGCGTCCGGGTGAAATCGAAGCGGTTCATTAAGCTCGCCAAGTGGGCGATGGGCACAAAAAAAACGGGATTTTGCTCGGCGAGCAAACTCCCGTTTTTTCCATTAAGTGCGGATGAGAGGACTTGAACCTCCACGCCCTTGCGGGCACTAGAACCTGAATCTAGCGCGTCTGCCAATTCCGCCACATCCGCATGCCTGGGCAGCCGTTTCTTGGCTTGGCTTCAACTGAGGCTAAAAAATTAGCCGCTCCGGCGGTTTGTGACAAGTGGGGCTAGCTCGGGGTTCGCCCGAGTTTTTTTAAGTTCGAAAGCCG from Roseimaritima ulvae includes these protein-coding regions:
- a CDS encoding DUF1254 domain-containing protein, which translates into the protein MNFATLLLLTGFLMVAMSSVSGQDPTPGYNQKIPEKIMTPDRVETRIGTLEFSDGRPNQATVDKLYDNLLLIRGVETFLNGIPATSIEGLRLGNAEIGADQSNEVVLFEELLDSNPLFLTGNTDTVYCSGFLNLKQDGPTVVEIPAKCGPGTVNDAYFRFVTDMGIPGPDAGRGGKYLILPPDYEGDLEGPIGSKATEIDGQTYYVSQSPSYVNWVILRGFLVDGKPDAAREMFQNGLKIYPLAKASQPPKMKFINGSKKVFNTIHANNYAFYDELNDVIQREPVSMLAPELRGLFAAIGIEKGQPFEPSKKQQQILTEAVAIGNATARSIVFKPRLEGVKYYEDSGWMTGFVGGDYRWLKDEGRGGRYLDARTLFFYQATVNTPAMVKKMVGKGSQYAYVTTDKDGNYLDGGKTYQLTIPANVPVKDFWSVVIYDPQTRSELQTGQPFPSKNNKRDDLKENADGSVTLTFGPKPPAKNQYNWIQTVPNKGWYPLLRLYGPLPPWFDKTWRPGEIEAVH